A single genomic interval of Malania oleifera isolate guangnan ecotype guangnan chromosome 11, ASM2987363v1, whole genome shotgun sequence harbors:
- the LOC131168652 gene encoding transcription factor IIIB 60 kDa subunit-like, with protein sequence MVWCKFCAKNCPAVRLEDSFLCCGTCGKVVEYDNFSNEPTFVKNAAGQSQLSGNFVRTVRSSFSASRERVMNRARMDMDCMITVLGMGGGDSILNQAMAFYTIAIERNFTKGRRVEQVEAACLYIACRENKKPYLLIDFSEYLKVNVYVLGAVFLQLCKLLSLEEHPIVQKPVDPSLFIHRFTGGLPGGTNMEVSKTALRIIASMKRDWMQTGRKPSGLCGAALYISALSHGLNCSKLDIIKIVHVCEATLTKRLIEFENTESGGLTIEEFNTKAEELELLSAKQASIGSKGSGISEMLCEHKGSGKPSFAHGLCESCYDDFIKLSGGLDGGSEPPAFQRAERERMEKAAAYENATDSGYVLMPSQKQNKNEQFNKSLEKEFDVPNVRESEKLPFAEPKNIGVTTDSATSEGVRGEFHEADGTTNKAWDESESLSDIDDVELDGYLHNEEEKRLKKIIWEEMNKEYLEEQAAKEAAAAAAKEAFEANFRDRPEELQAARELAAAAAAAVAKSRKEKQQKRAAEARNATPAQTAAEATRQMLAKKRLSSKINYDVLEKLFDEPVTPENPKKTRTETPLDEDGNKNSRKRENSEDIYRDGDSGLADEYEDDGYTGRAFADEYEDDGYTGRAYAGDLYEEHVGYDIDNDEY encoded by the coding sequence ATGGTGTGGTGTAAGTTTTGTGCGAAAAATTGCCCTGCGGTGCGCCTAGAAGACAGCTTCTTATGCTGTGGCACCTGCGGGAAGGTGGTTGAGTATGATAATTTCTCCAATGAACCCACCTTCGTTAAAAATGCCGCTGGGCAGAGCCAATTATCGGGAAATTTTGTAAGGACTGTTCGAAGCTCCTTCTCGGCTTCTAGGGAAAGGGTAATGAACAGAGCTCGTATGGATATGGATTGTATGATAACTGTCTTGGGCATGGGAGGGGGTGATTCTATTCTTAACCAAGCTATGGCCTTCTATACGATAGCGATTGAGAGGAATTTCACAAAGGGGCGTAGAGTAGAACAAGTTGAGGCTGCTTGCCTTTACATTGCATGTCGGGAAAATAAAAAGCCATACCTTCTTATTGATTTTTCAGAGTACTTGAAAGTAAATGTTTATGTGCTAGGTGCCGTATTTCTGCAGCTTTGCAAACTGTTAAGTCTTGAAGAGCACCCTATTGTTCAGAAACCTGTTGATCCTAGCCTTTTCATTCATAGATTTACAGGAGGTTTGCCAGGTGGAACAAATATGGAGGTTTCCAAAACTGCACTGCGCATCATAGCCAGCATGAAGCGGGATTGGATGCAGACAGGGAGAAAACCCAGTGGGTTATGTGGTGCAGCGTTATACATATCCGCTCTTTCACATGGTCTTAACTGTTCTAAGTTAGATATTATTAAAATTGTACATGTTTGTGAAGCAACATTGACGAAGCGATTGATTGAATTTGAAAATACAGAGTCAGGGGGCTTAACAATTGAGGAGTTCAACACAAAGGCAGAGGAGCTTGAATTATTATCTGCCAAACAAGCAAGTATTGGTTCCAAAGGATCTGGGATATCTGAAATGCTTTGTGAACACAAGGGTAGTGGAAAACCTTCATTTGCCCATGGGCTCTGTGAAAGCTGTTATGATGATTTCATCAAACTTTCGGGTGGACTTGATGGAGGATCAGAACCTCCAGCTTTCCAGCGGGCTGAGAGGGAGAGAATGGAGAAAGCTGCTGCATATGAAAATGCTACTGATTCAGGCTATGTACTTATGCCTTCCCAAAAGCAAAACAAGAATGAGCAATTCAATAAATCATTGGAGAAAGAGTTTGATGTCCCAAATGTGAGGGAAAGTGAGAAACTACCTTTTGCAGAGCCTAAAAATATTGGTGTTACTACTGATAGTGCAACTAGTGAGGGTGTTCGTGGTGAATTTCACGAAGCCGATGGAACTACTAATAAAGCTTGGGATGAATCAGAAAGCCTTTCTGATATTGATGATGTTGAGCTTGATGGCTATCTTCATAATGAGGAGGAGAAACGTTTGAAGAAAATTATTTGGGAAGAAATGAACAAGGAGTATCTTGAGGAACAAGCAGCGAAGGAAGCAGCCGCAGCAGCTGCTAAGGAAGCTTTTGAGGCCAATTTTCGTGATCGTCCAGAGGAATTGCAAGCTGCAAGAGagcttgctgctgctgctgccgcAGCTGTAGCAAAATCAAGAAAGGAGAAGCAACAAAAACGAGCTGCAGAAGCTAGAAATGCAACTCCTGCTCAAACTGCAGCAGAAGCCACCCGTCAAATGCTTGCTAAGAAGAGACTCAGCTCAAAAATTAACTATGATGTATTGGAGAAACTTTTTGATGAACCTGTGACTCCAGAGAACCCTAAGAAAACACGAACTGAAACACCTCTTGATGAAGATGGCAATAAAAACTCCAGAAAAAGAGAAAATTCGGAGGACATTTACAGAGATGGTGACTCAGGGCTTGCAGATGAATATGAAGATGATGGGTATACTGGAAGAGCATTTGCAGATGAATATGAAGATGATGGGTATACTGGAAGAGCATATGCAGGTGATTTGTATGAAGAACATGTTGGCTATGATATTGACAACGATGAGTACTGA